The Thermotoga neapolitana DSM 4359 sequence CCTTGTTGAGAGAAATGAAAAAGTAGAAGAGCCGGTTCGCATTTCTGAAGAAGAAGTCATTCTTCCATTCAAAGGAACAGCGCTCAAGGTCATAGGGAAACTCTCGGACGATCGTTTGGAAAAACTGTTGAACCTTCTGGAAGCCTTTGATGTTCTTGAACCATTTCAAAGACTGGACAGGGCGCTGGAGTACGTATGTTCAGGCGAGTGATCTACTTTTTCAAAAGATGGCTGGAAGGGTTCATTCTAGAACTGAAAGGTCCAAAGGTGAGCGGTATAGAGGTGGATCTTTTTCCTCCTTCTGTGATCGAAGAAATCTTCCAGAGTCAAGTGAACGTTTTTTCGCTGAAAAGAGAACCACAGGTTCACGAGGAAAAGCTTGAAAACGAGATGATACGGGTCGAAAACTGTTTCCCAACTGCTGAGATCTCTCTTCGATCTGGAAACCTGGAAATTTCAACCGTCGATACACAGCTTTTCGATGAAATGTCACTGAAAACCTCAGTTTTCTCGGAGAGCGTCTCTTTCCCTGCCAGGGTTCATTCGGTTTCCTCAAACACACCGGCTGTTTTCTCAAAAATGGACCTTTCTGTCCTGAGGAGGATGAGGGTAAAAAGGGAAACGCATGTTGACAGGAAAAAAATAGAAGGAGCACTGAAAGTGCTCCTGATGGAATTGAAAGGAAAGCAATTCAAACGCATCGGTTTTGTTGGATACTACAGGAACGTTCCGTCTGGGAAGTTGTTCGTTGTGAACAGAGAACTTTTTGTCGACGTAGAAGAAGGTCCTTCAAAAGATCTCATGGTGTTCGAAGTTGAAACAGAAAGATCGAAACGCTACATATTCATTCCTGTTCAATAGCTTCAGAAAGTTCTTCGATGTTTTCCAGAACTACTTTGAAGAACTTAAAGGCTTCGACATCGACCTCCGAGTTTTTGTTCATGAAGTAGTAGGTGACCTTTTTCCTGAAGTTTTCTCTTTCTTCAGAAGACATTCTGATGATTTGAAGAACGATGGCTTTGATCCTTGGATCATCCTTCATGGCATCCAGAATTTGCTGGACCTCGGGCTTCATCCCTCATTCTTGCTGTTCTCCAGAAAGACCTTGAAAGATATACCCGTTCTCACATCGTCCCCTATCTTGATTTCGATGAACCCCGGCACGACAAAGAGGTCCTTACCGGACTCCTCCAGGAACCTTCTGGCAACCGCCAGTGCCTTCACTGCCTGGTTCACAGCCCCCGCGCCAATCGCCTGAATCTCAACCCTGTCGCTCTTGGAAAGAGAACCAGCGATCGCACCAGCCACTTTGTTCGGATTCGAGTTTGAACTGACTTTCAAAACTTCCATTCTACCATTCCTCCTTACTCACGGGTTCTCTAACTTGCATTTTATCACAAAGGTTCCGAACATTTCAAACTTACTCTATTGTTACTTCTCTCAGATATTTTGCGGCATCTTCCGGTGGAACGGTGTTTATGTAGAAACCTGTTCCCCATTCGAATCCTGCCACTTTCGTCAGCCTTGGAAATATCTCGATGTGCCAGTGGTAATAGTCCTTTCCCTCCAGGTTCGTTGGAGCCGTGTGTATGAGGAGATTGTACGGAGGATTGTCCAAAGCCGAGTAGATTCGATACAGGACGTTTTTCAGAATCTTTGAAAGAGAGGTTACTTCCTCTTCCGATATCATGTGGAAGCTGTTCATGTGTCGTTTGGGAAGGATCCATGTTTCAAACGGAAACCTTGAAGCGAACGGTTCTATAGCTATGAAGTGGTCATTCTCCTCAACGATCCTTTCTCTTTCCTTTTTCTCCTCATCGATGATGTCACAGAAAGGACACCTTTCCTTGTACTCGAAGTACTCTTTGGATCCTTCAAGTTCTTCCTGAACCCTCTTTGGCATGATGGGAAGGGCAATTATCTGACTGTGGGGATGGCTGAGAGAGGCTCCTGCATCTTTTCCGTGGTTTTTGAAGATCAGAATGTATCTTATCCTCTCGTCCTTCATGAGCTGTTCGTATCTTATCTTGTAGGCCCAGATCACTTCCTCCACGTTCTTGTACTCCATGACGGCCAGGTGAGAGTTGTGATCGGGTGTTTCCACAACAACATCGTGGTATCCAAAACCCATAGCGGCGTCGTACATGCCTCTTCCATACTTTCTCAGGGGGGTGTTTGGGTCCACTGCCGGAAACTTGTTTGGAACGACCCGAACCCACCATCCGGGCGTGTTCGGTTCTGTGTCGGCCGGTCTGAAAGCGAAGATCTCGGGAGGCGTGGTGTGCTCGTTTCCATAGTCGAACGGACAGAATCCTTCCTGAACCTCTTCAACCTTTGTTCTCACAAAATCGTTGGGCCTTTTTGCCCTCTCGGTGGCTATTATGACCCATCTCTTTATTATGGGATCCTTTCTGAACTCAGCCATCTCTTCTCCCCCTCACTTTCCAACTTTGGCAAGGGCTTTTTTGTAAAGTTCCACGTACTCCTTTGCTGATCTGTCCCATGAGAGATCTGTGTTCATAGCGTTCGTCATGATCCTCTTCCAGTGTTCTTTCTCTCTGTAGTAAAAATGCAGCGCTCGAGAGATGGCCTTCAAAAAATATGAAGAATCAAAGGGTTTGAAACCAAACCCGGTTCCTTCCATGGTTTGAGGATCGTATTCCTTCACCGTATCCGCAAGCCCACCGGTGTACCTTACAACGGGAACTGTTCCGTATCTCATGCTGAACATCTGTCCAAGGCCACACGGTTCGTACTTGCTGGGCATGAGGAATATATCAGAGCCGGCGTATATATCTTCTGTGCCAAATCCACGTCGAACTTTATGTTCACTGAAACCTTATCTGGATACTTTTCCTGGAACTTTCTCAGAGCGCTTTCGTAGTATTCATCACCCGTTCCCAGAACAACGATCTGAAGATCAAAGAGCGTGAGATAGTCCATGATGTCGAGCAGAAGGTCGAGCCCCTTCTGTGGGACGAGTCTGCTGATGAGACCTGCCACGGCAGTTTCTTTTTTCACAGGAAGTTTCAGTTCTTCCTGAAGTTTCACCTTGTTTTCCCATTTGAGTTCCAGGTGATTCACATCGTAGTTGACGTAGATTCGCCTATCTGTTGCGGGATTGTAGAGTTCGTAATCTATCCCGTTCAGGATTCCATATAGATCTTTTGATCGCATCCTCAGAACTCCATCCAGTTTTTCACCGTACTCTTCCGTTTGAATCTCCTCAGCGTAGGTTGGGCTCACCGTGTTTATCACATCGCTGAATACAATCCCGCCCTTCAGGAAGTTCAGCTGACCATAAAACTCAAGACCATCGATGGAAAATACGTAATCTGGGAGACCAGAGAAAGAAAGGTACTTTGGATCGAACACACCCTGATAACCAAGGTTGTGTATGGTGAGAACTGTTGCGGTTTTGGAGAAGTACGGATCGTCCCTGTAAAGGGTCTTCAGGTAAACGGGGATGAGCGCTGTCTGCCAGTCGTTCACGTGGATGACATCGGGCTTGAGGTCGAGGTGTTTCACCAGATCCAGCGTGGCAGCAGAGAAGAATATCGACTGCTCTCCGAGATCAGGACCAGCGTAAACATCGTCGGCCGAAAAGTAGTACTCGTTCGCCACGAAGTAGGTCTTCACGTTGCTTCCAGGAAGTGTGGACTCATATATATCGAATTTTTCGCTTGTTTTCACATAGGAGGCGGAAATATCACTGGCCACCTTTTTGAGATCGTAGTCGAATTTTTCCGCGTTCTTTTCAACCAATCTGTGCTTTGGCATCACTATAAAAACCTCTACTCCCTGCTTTTCCAGGTACTTTGGGAGCGTTCCGGCAACGTCTGCCAGACCTCCCACCTTTGCAAACGGAAACACCTCGTATGAAACAAAGACCACTCTCATCTTTTCACCTCCGGTTTCAGTGGTGCATCGTGTGGAAACACCAGAAGATCAACGTCTCCCACATCGGAGAGGAACCTCTTCGCATGACCTTCTTCGTACCCTTTGATTATATCATAGTAACTAAGCCTGTTAGGTATCACATCTCCCGTCACAAGTACCCTCCCCATGTTTTCCGTGTAAAGAAGGAAAGAAAGGTGTTCTCTGGCGTGCCAGGGAGTGTGAAAAACCTTCATCTTTCCATCCATGAGAACTTCGCTCCCTTTCAACGGAACAATCCTCTTCCAGGAAGATATCACCTGAGAGTAAAGTCTTCCAAGAAGAGGACCAAAGGATCGATAATTCTTTGTTGCGTAGCTTTCGTGTACATAGAAAGTCGCGTTCTCGAAAAAGATGGAGTTGAAAATGTGATCCAGGTGCAAATGAGTGAAAAAAACGTCTGTAATTTCTTCGGGTGAAACACCGATTTCTGAAAACCTCTTTTCCAGTTCATCTATCGAAGGAAGGTTTCCCGGATCTATCAGGATCTTTCTGCTTTCGTGTTCCAGATAGACTACGGTGGAGAAATGAGCGTTCAGTCTCTCCGGCACGAAGACACTACCGCCTGTGAGAAGGATTTCCATCTTCATTCACATCACCCCACAAAATAGCTCACGATCGCCACAAAAAGACAGTAGTAAGCGAACTGCCACATCTTACCGGACCTGACACTTCTTGAGAGTATGTAGAGCGCTAAAATTCCAGATAAGAAAGCAAAAAAAGGTGCTGTCAGTGAGATGTTTCCTTTTTCCATTCCCAGGATACCCGCCCCCAGGACAACCGGTATGGACATCAAAAAAGAGTACTGGAGGGCATCCTCTCTTCTGTACTTTAAAAAGAGGAGCGTCGCTATGGTGATTCCACTCCTCGAGACACCGGGAAAAAGAGCCAGTACCTGTGCCAGGCCCACCAGCGTGGCATCCAGTATGGTCATCTCTTCCATCCTCTTCTCACCGGAGAACGAACTGGTAAACAAAAGTACGAGCGCCGTGAAGGAAAAGAAGAGTGGAAGAACAACAGGGGAAGAAAATGCTTCGTCAACACGACTTTCGAAAAGAACACCGAAGACACCGGCCGGTATCGTGGAGATCACAAGGTTGAGAATCACCCTCCAGTTTCTCAAACTCCTTCTTATACCTTCAAGGGCGAAAACGACAACGGCAGCGAGCGTTCCAAGATGCAATATCGCTGTTTGATAAGCGTTGAGATCCATCTTGAAAACGTGGGAAAAGAGAACCAAATGGCCCGAACTCGAAACTGGTAAAAATTCGGTCAGTCCCTGAACGATTCCAAGTAGCATCTCCATTCTCAGAATCCCTCTTCTTTCTCCATGCTTTCCACTTCTATTCCGACCATTCTCAGAAGATCACGAAGCAGTTTTTCATCCTCCGTATCTACTTTCACAACGACCTCTTTTTTTCCGTCGAGCTCTCTGGCTGTGAGAATCGACAGGATGTTTATTTTACCGCTTGAGAGTGCGTCTACGAGTTTCTTCAACTCCCCGGGTCTGTCCTCCAGAGTCACAGAAAAACGGATTCCGGGCACATCCATGGCGAGCGCTTCCACCAGTGCTTCGAGAAAATCGTGAAGACTCACCGCTCCCACAACCCTGAGCTCCTCATCGACCACAGGAAGATATGGCTCCTGATGTTCCAGAAACAGAAGAAGGGCGTGGGTGATGCTATCGTTCTCGTGGATGAAGAACTCCGGAAGAGAGATCCTATCAGAAATGGGAGAGTCCATTTCCAGATCTATCAAATCTTCTCTGTTCACAACTCCCTTGAGATGTCCTTCACTGTCTTTTACCACACACTCGTTCGTCTGGTACTGTCTCATCTTGCGAAGACACTCACCGACGGTTGCCGTCTCTTCCACAACGGGAAAGTCGTGTGTGATCCATTTTTTGATGTTCATTCAATCCACCTCCTTCAAGAGTTCATCTATGTAAAACCTCAGGCGATCGATGACCCTCTCCTTCGGAACTTTTTCCATTATCTTCCCTTTCACGAATATCACCGCACCATCCTTCAAACCCGCTACACCCAGATCGGCATCCTTTCCCTCACCGATACCGTTCACAACACATCCCATAACCGCCACCTTCAGGTTCCTGTTGATGTGAAAAAGGCTGCTTTCAACTTTTTGTGCCAGTTCTTCAACGTCTATCTCGGCCCTTCCACATGTGGGACACGCTATCACTTCCAGGCCCTCTCTCAGTCCGAGGGATATCAGGATTTTCTTCCCCACGATCACCTCTCGGACGGGATCTCCGGCTATCGATACCCTTATCGTGTCTCCGATTCCCTTCAGCAGAAGATAACCAATGGCAATCGAAGACTTCACAACAGCGGTTTCCGCAACCCCCGCTTCCGTCACACCGAGGTGTATGGGATAATCCACTCTTTCGGCAATATACTCGTTTGCTCTTATCGTCTCAAGAACGTTCGAACTCTTCACGGACACGACGATATCGTAGAAACCTTCCATTTCGAGGGCCCTCACTTCTTCGAGAGCAGACTCTGCCAGGTCCTTCCATCTTTCTGATGTCCTGTGTTTCAGTGACCCAACGTTCGCCCCAACGCGGATGGGTACACCGTACTCCTTCGCTACACTGACCACATCCCTCAAACGTTCTTTGCTCATGTTCCCCGGATTTATTCTTATTTTGTCCGCACCGTTTTTCACGGAAAGGATCGCAAGCTTGTAATCAAACTGTATATCCGCCACCACGGGAATGGAAACTTTCTCTTTTATTTTCCTGATCGCCTTTGCATCCTCTTCATCCTGGACGGCCACGCGCACGATTTCGCATCCCGCTTCTTCGAGTCGCTTTATCTGAAGCACGGTTCTTTCCACATCCGATGTCTTCGTTGTGGTCATCGACTGTACACTCACCGGGGCTCCTCCACCTATCGTCACCCTTCCAACCCTGACGGACCTTCTCATATTCCCATCAACCTTCCTATGTCGAGGAACGTGATGTAAAGGAAAAGAACCATGAGGAGTATGAAACCAATAAAGTGAATGATGTTTTCAATCTGTGGATCCAGTCTCTTTCTGGTCACCATCTCCACGAGTGAGAAAACGATCCTGCCACCATCGAGTGCGGGAAGCGGAAGAAGATTCAGAACTCCCAGGCTGATCGTTATGATGGCTACAACGGTGAGTATGGCCTCCATACCGCTCTTAGAAGCCTGTCCGATCACTCCCGCAAGCCCCACCACACCGACTATCTGACCCGTCTGAACGTTTCGGAAAAAGTTCTTCAAAGAAGAGGCCGTTGCCCAGAGTACGTAGTTACATGCTTTCACCGAAAGGCTCACAGTTTCCACAAAATTTTCAGGTCTGTAGCGCGGCACCTCGTTTTCTAGAACACCGGGGGTTTCCAAAACCGTCTTCAAAGAACTAGTGTCGATCTGCACTTTGATCAACTTTCCTGCCCTTTCCACCGTCACATCTACCGTACCTGAAAGCCCTCTCCACCACTCAACATTTTCTCCCTGAACACTCAGCATCAAAACCCTATCACCAAGGGTCAACCTCTGATAGAGTACTATCAAATCCTGCCAGCTGTCTATCTTCTGGCCCTCGACCTCAACGATTCTGTCTCCCCGCTGGAAAACAGAGAAATCTTCCTTGAAGATGGGAGCAAGACCCGCAAAGGAGATACCGATCATGTATCGCTTTGGTATCTCGTTGAACTGTTTCAGGATGCCTTTGACCGTGCCACCTTCGAACCCCAAAGTGACGTACTCGTTCACGTAGTCCTTCAGGATGGAGAGGTCCGGGTTTCCGTTGACTGAAACGAGTTTTCCTTCTGGTCTTCCCTCGGCACTTTCCAGAACGATTTCGTAGGTTTCAGGGTACATCCTGGGCACGATTCGAATCGGCACTTTCTTTCCGTCTCTGACGACCACCAGTTCCACGGGAAGTCCTTTCTGGATCTCCTCGGATATGATAGCGGTATCGAAGGCGATCCTTCCGTTCACAGAGTATATGATATCTCCTCCCATGAGCCCTGCCTCTTCTGCGGGGCTGTTCGGAAGGACCTCTCCCACACCCGGTAGGGCAATTCCCCAGTGGAGCGTTATGGGAAGAAAAAGAACATATCCCGCAACGATGGAAAAAAGAGGACCTGCCAGGGTTATCAGAAGTCTCTGCCACGCTGGTTTGGCGTAGAAACTCTTTTCTCTTTCTTCCACTACCTCCTCTCCTTCTTCGCCCAGCATCCTCACGTATCCACCTATCGGGAAGACGTTGAACCTGAAGGTGGTTTCCTTTCCTTTCACAGAGAAAACTCTGGGTCCAAATCCCAGAGCAAACTCCAGGACCTTCACTTTGAAAATTCTTGCAAAAAGGTAGTGTCCAAGTTCGTGAACCATGATCACACCGGTGAGTATCAGGATGAAATAGATGACAACCATTCTGTCACCCTTTCTGCGATTTTTCGCGCTTCATCGTGGATCTGTTCCACTTCTTCCAGGTTCTCCGGCTCCGGATATCCGTCGATCCTCTCAAGAGTTCTTTCTATGACCCTGTGTATTCCTCCAAACTTTATTTTACCCTTCAAGAACGCGTCAACTGCCACTTCGTCTGCTGCATTGAAGGCCGTTCTGAGGGCGTAGGAGTCTTTTATCTGATTCAGTAAAAAGAAAGCCGGGTATCTTTCCGGGTTTACTGGATCGAAAGAGATTTTCATCGTCTCGAGGGAAAAAGATCCAAGGGCAGCACGCTTTGGATAGAGAAGAGAATAACTTATGGGAATCCTCATGTCAGGCGGTGAGAACACCATCTTCACATTCCCGTCAGGCAGTATAACAACCCCATGAACCAGTCCCTCTCTGTGTATTTTCACATCTATCTTCTCGAAGGGAAGATCGAAGAGTTCCATCGCTTCCAGAACTTCAAAAGCCTTGTTCACCATAGTGGCGGAATCCACCGTGATGCGTGCCCCCATGCTCCAGACGGGATGTTTCAGCACGTCGTTTGGTGTTGCAGTCTCTATCTTTTCCAGATCCCAATCCCTGAGCGCACCACCCGATGCCGTCAGAACGATTTTCTGAACATCCGGTTCGATTACCTGGAATATCGCACTATGTTCGCTATCCACGGGAATCAGTTCGACACTTTTTTCCTTCAACTTCCTCTTCACAAGGAACCCCCCACATACGAGAGATTCCTTGTTCGCAAGACAGACCCTTCTTGAGTGCTCCAGAGCGGCCAGAACGGCCCTCAACCCGCTGAAACCAGAAACCGCCACCATCGTGATATCTGGCTTCAGCGCTTCCATCATATCCTCCAGCGCATGAGGCCCCTTCCAGACCTTCGCACTGCACTCAAAAGAAACATCACCGGTAACTACCACGTTTTCCACTTGAAATTCTTTCACAATCTTTTTTGCCAGTTCCACGTTCGTGTGAAAGGAGATCCCCACGAGTCGAATGCCCTCTATCTTTCTCAAAACATCAAGCGTCTGTGTTCCTATGGAGCCCGTTACTCCCAGTATCACAAGGGTTCTCTCTTCCATCTGAAGAAGATCACACCTCCTTTTTTAACCTCTATCTCAACCTCACTGGACACCGCTTCGTTGCTCACGCCGTACGGCTTTACAACAGGCATTTTTGCATCTTCCAGGGTATATTTGAATCCCCTGAGACTCACCCCTTCCGCATCAGCACCGAGTGGGAGTATGGACCACTTTTCTCCTGGCCTGGCGAAAAGAACCTTTTTTCCCTCCACGTAGCCAATCGTTAGATTTTCCGACTCAAGCACGGTGTTTTTGAAACGTTTCAGCAAATAGAAGAGGGCAAGGATCATATCCAGGCGGTCACCCTGCCATCCGAAGACAATCTTTTCTTCACTTTCAAACTGTTGAAGTGCAAGTTCCAGGTCTATTTCGTCCTTTTCTTCTGGAAACAGTTTCATCATCACACCGTGTTTTTTCAGCCACTCCATCGTTTCTTCTGATACCGAATCGGCATCCCCGACGAAAACGTCGGGAACGATGTTTTTCGATCTCAAAAAGTTCGCCCCACCATCCACGGCTACAATCCTGTCACATTTTGAGAGATCGATTCTTTCATCGTAGCGACCGTTCGCAAATATACACACCATTCATGGAGTCCTCCTCGAACGAGCCTGTTATAATTCTATCAGGAGGTGGTGATTTTTTCATGAAAGATCTTCCCGGAAACATCTCCGTTCGTGTTGAGAACGGAAAGGTGGTCGAAATAAAACTGGGAAGCGATGAATCAAACTGCCCACCGAAAGTGAAGAAAGAACTGGAAGAGTACTTTTCTGGCAAAAGAAAAGAGTTTTCTTTCCCGGTTGAAATCAGGGGAACTTCCTTTCAAAAGAAGGTTTGGGAAGAAGTGAGAAAGATTCCATACGGTGAGACACGAACCTACAGAGAGATCGCAGAAAAACTCAACACCTCTCCACGAGCCGTTGGACAGGCCCTTGCGAAAAATCCTCTTCCCCTCTACATACCGTGTCACCGGGTAGTTTCAAAACGAGGGTTAGGAGGGTTCAGTGCCGGTCTTGAATGGAAGAGATTTCTGATCGATCTGGAGCGAGGTAGTCGATGAGGAAGTTCTTTGTGTCTTTTTTGATCTCTGCCGCTTTTGTCTTCTCAACACTCTGGGGGCTTTACTTCCTTTTCACGAAAGATCTACCACCGCCTGAAAGCAGGCTTGTTCCGACTTTCAGGGTATTCTACAGTGACGGAACACCACTTTTCATTTCCAGAAACGTCTGGATAGATCTTTCGAACGTGCCGGAGAGTTTCGTAAACCTTCTTTTGACTTCTGAGGACGAAGATTTCTACAGGCATCCCGGGTTCGATTTGAAGGGTTTCATAAGGGCAATTCTGGTGGATATAAAGACCCTGAGTTTTTCACAGGGAGGAAGCACTCTCACCCAGCAACTTGCAAGGACTCTTTATCTTTCCACGGACAAATCCATCGTCAGAAAACTGAAGGAGATTTTCATCTCGTTCTGGCTCGAACGAACGAGAACAAAAGATGAAATCCTGGAGATGTACATAAACTCTGTTTACATGGGAAACGGAATCTACGGATTTCAAACAGCAGCACTCTATTACTTCGGGAAGAACCTGTGGGAACTCTCCGAACCAGAAATGGCCGTCCTTGTTGCTCTGATCAAGTCTCCTGAAAACTTCAA is a genomic window containing:
- the ispG gene encoding flavodoxin-dependent (E)-4-hydroxy-3-methylbut-2-enyl-diphosphate synthase; translated protein: MRRSVRVGRVTIGGGAPVSVQSMTTTKTSDVERTVLQIKRLEEAGCEIVRVAVQDEEDAKAIRKIKEKVSIPVVADIQFDYKLAILSVKNGADKIRINPGNMSKERLRDVVSVAKEYGVPIRVGANVGSLKHRTSERWKDLAESALEEVRALEMEGFYDIVVSVKSSNVLETIRANEYIAERVDYPIHLGVTEAGVAETAVVKSSIAIGYLLLKGIGDTIRVSIAGDPVREVIVGKKILISLGLREGLEVIACPTCGRAEIDVEELAQKVESSLFHINRNLKVAVMGCVVNGIGEGKDADLGVAGLKDGAVIFVKGKIMEKVPKERVIDRLRFYIDELLKEVD
- a CDS encoding thiamine diphosphokinase produces the protein MVCIFANGRYDERIDLSKCDRIVAVDGGANFLRSKNIVPDVFVGDADSVSEETMEWLKKHGVMMKLFPEEKDEIDLELALQQFESEEKIVFGWQGDRLDMILALFYLLKRFKNTVLESENLTIGYVEGKKVLFARPGEKWSILPLGADAEGVSLRGFKYTLEDAKMPVVKPYGVSNEAVSSEVEIEVKKGGVIFFRWKREPL
- a CDS encoding methylated-DNA--[protein]-cysteine S-methyltransferase, which produces MKDLPGNISVRVENGKVVEIKLGSDESNCPPKVKKELEEYFSGKRKEFSFPVEIRGTSFQKKVWEEVRKIPYGETRTYREIAEKLNTSPRAVGQALAKNPLPLYIPCHRVVSKRGLGGFSAGLEWKRFLIDLERGSR
- a CDS encoding MBL fold metallo-hydrolase encodes the protein MKMEILLTGGSVFVPERLNAHFSTVVYLEHESRKILIDPGNLPSIDELEKRFSEIGVSPEEITDVFFTHLHLDHIFNSIFFENATFYVHESYATKNYRSFGPLLGRLYSQVISSWKRIVPLKGSEVLMDGKMKVFHTPWHAREHLSFLLYTENMGRVLVTGDVIPNRLSYYDIIKGYEEGHAKRFLSDVGDVDLLVFPHDAPLKPEVKR
- the dxr gene encoding 1-deoxy-D-xylulose-5-phosphate reductoisomerase; the protein is MEERTLVILGVTGSIGTQTLDVLRKIEGIRLVGISFHTNVELAKKIVKEFQVENVVVTGDVSFECSAKVWKGPHALEDMMEALKPDITMVAVSGFSGLRAVLAALEHSRRVCLANKESLVCGGFLVKRKLKEKSVELIPVDSEHSAIFQVIEPDVQKIVLTASGGALRDWDLEKIETATPNDVLKHPVWSMGARITVDSATMVNKAFEVLEAMELFDLPFEKIDVKIHREGLVHGVVILPDGNVKMVFSPPDMRIPISYSLLYPKRAALGSFSLETMKISFDPVNPERYPAFFLLNQIKDSYALRTAFNAADEVAVDAFLKGKIKFGGIHRVIERTLERIDGYPEPENLEEVEQIHDEARKIAERVTEWLSSISS
- a CDS encoding stage V sporulation protein S, translating into MEVLKVSSNSNPNKVAGAIAGSLSKSDRVEIQAIGAGAVNQAVKALAVARRFLEESGKDLFVVPGFIEIKIGDDVRTGISFKVFLENSKNEG
- a CDS encoding undecaprenyl-diphosphate phosphatase, which produces MEMLLGIVQGLTEFLPVSSSGHLVLFSHVFKMDLNAYQTAILHLGTLAAVVVFALEGIRRSLRNWRVILNLVISTIPAGVFGVLFESRVDEAFSSPVVLPLFFSFTALVLLFTSSFSGEKRMEEMTILDATLVGLAQVLALFPGVSRSGITIATLLFLKYRREDALQYSFLMSIPVVLGAGILGMEKGNISLTAPFFAFLSGILALYILSRSVRSGKMWQFAYYCLFVAIVSYFVG
- the galT gene encoding galactose-1-phosphate uridylyltransferase, yielding MAEFRKDPIIKRWVIIATERAKRPNDFVRTKVEEVQEGFCPFDYGNEHTTPPEIFAFRPADTEPNTPGWWVRVVPNKFPAVDPNTPLRKYGRGMYDAAMGFGYHDVVVETPDHNSHLAVMEYKNVEEVIWAYKIRYEQLMKDERIRYILIFKNHGKDAGASLSHPHSQIIALPIMPKRVQEELEGSKEYFEYKERCPFCDIIDEEKKERERIVEENDHFIAIEPFASRFPFETWILPKRHMNSFHMISEEEVTSLSKILKNVLYRIYSALDNPPYNLLIHTAPTNLEGKDYYHWHIEIFPRLTKVAGFEWGTGFYINTVPPEDAAKYLREVTIE
- a CDS encoding CBS domain-containing protein, encoding MNIKKWITHDFPVVEETATVGECLRKMRQYQTNECVVKDSEGHLKGVVNREDLIDLEMDSPISDRISLPEFFIHENDSITHALLLFLEHQEPYLPVVDEELRVVGAVSLHDFLEALVEALAMDVPGIRFSVTLEDRPGELKKLVDALSSGKINILSILTARELDGKKEVVVKVDTEDEKLLRDLLRMVGIEVESMEKEEGF
- a CDS encoding site-2 protease family protein, whose translation is MVVIYFILILTGVIMVHELGHYLFARIFKVKVLEFALGFGPRVFSVKGKETTFRFNVFPIGGYVRMLGEEGEEVVEEREKSFYAKPAWQRLLITLAGPLFSIVAGYVLFLPITLHWGIALPGVGEVLPNSPAEEAGLMGGDIIYSVNGRIAFDTAIISEEIQKGLPVELVVVRDGKKVPIRIVPRMYPETYEIVLESAEGRPEGKLVSVNGNPDLSILKDYVNEYVTLGFEGGTVKGILKQFNEIPKRYMIGISFAGLAPIFKEDFSVFQRGDRIVEVEGQKIDSWQDLIVLYQRLTLGDRVLMLSVQGENVEWWRGLSGTVDVTVERAGKLIKVQIDTSSLKTVLETPGVLENEVPRYRPENFVETVSLSVKACNYVLWATASSLKNFFRNVQTGQIVGVVGLAGVIGQASKSGMEAILTVVAIITISLGVLNLLPLPALDGGRIVFSLVEMVTRKRLDPQIENIIHFIGFILLMVLFLYITFLDIGRLMGI